A single window of Sandaracinaceae bacterium DNA harbors:
- a CDS encoding transposase, producing MRWPVVVPAPRYIEPNATYAICRRVEGRRFLLRPDDELTALFVYLLALCAAKFGVTVHMATVMSTHFHLVVTVPHGNVSEFMHALDTHLACAIQVLRRYVIGVVWAPGQLTIVQLHTAEAVAHQIAYAMVNPVKAGLVWRPAQWPGLNPTLDELGRGTLSAGKPDFYFTGKKWAAAGSVKLELPTQWFADEEEAREAIAQELEVQLAEARAEIRARGWKVLGPTRARNVSPYRRAKTFEARGTLRPHVAAGPGQTEARIAAIEQLVEFREKHREAKRRWCAGDRDVVFPRGTYWMVKHHGARVEPFP from the coding sequence TTGCGATGGCCCGTCGTCGTGCCCGCACCGCGCTACATCGAGCCGAACGCCACGTACGCGATCTGCCGCCGCGTCGAGGGGCGCCGCTTCCTGCTGCGGCCGGACGACGAGCTCACGGCGCTCTTCGTCTACCTGCTGGCGCTCTGCGCGGCGAAGTTCGGGGTCACGGTGCACATGGCGACGGTGATGAGCACGCACTTCCACCTGGTGGTCACGGTCCCGCACGGGAACGTCAGCGAGTTCATGCACGCGCTGGACACGCACCTGGCGTGCGCAATCCAGGTGCTGCGGCGGTACGTGATCGGCGTGGTCTGGGCGCCGGGGCAGCTGACCATCGTCCAGCTCCACACCGCGGAGGCGGTGGCCCACCAGATCGCCTACGCGATGGTGAACCCGGTGAAGGCGGGGCTGGTGTGGCGGCCGGCGCAGTGGCCCGGGCTGAACCCCACGCTCGACGAGCTCGGGCGGGGGACGCTCTCGGCGGGGAAGCCGGACTTCTACTTCACGGGGAAGAAGTGGGCGGCGGCCGGGTCGGTGAAGCTCGAGCTGCCGACGCAGTGGTTCGCGGACGAGGAGGAGGCGCGCGAGGCGATCGCGCAGGAGCTCGAGGTGCAGCTCGCGGAGGCGCGGGCGGAGATCCGGGCCCGCGGGTGGAAGGTCTTGGGGCCAACCCGCGCGCGGAACGTCTCGCCGTATCGGCGGGCGAAGACCTTCGAGGCGCGCGGGACGCTGCGGCCGCACGTGGCGGCGGGACCGGGTCAGACCGAGGCGCGGATCGCCGCCATCGAGCAGCTGGTGGAGTTCCGCGAGAAGCACCGCGAGGCGAAGCGGCGCTGGTGTGCCGGGGACCGGGACGTGGTGTTCCCGCGTGGGACCTACTGGATGGTCAAGCACCACGGCGCCCGCGTGGAGCCGTTTCCGTAG
- a CDS encoding protein kinase, with the protein MKICPSCGLKYPNENDRCFVDKSVLEPMKDERIGTLLKGRYEIEAPLGEGGMAVVYRARNTLVERPVAVKVMNANLAGDASLKERFRREAKNAAAVAHPNIIEIFDHGETEQGTPYLVMEILDGEPLDQIISRGPMPPGQVASLGVQVARGLARAHDFDVLHRDLKPENIFICRGADGALSIPKLLDFGIARSMHDSRLTSAGQIFGTPQYMAPERVTSIDAGPAADLYALGVILFEMVTGRLPFLSNDIPGFFIKHMQEAPPKPSLLVPEVPRRLEALILELLAKKPEERPVDAHAVTKALEALVPQGAGAPMPAAVPQSARPPANAPTLPPTTLERWAGRTALFDQMLHRAYPGGSAPPNQVQALAEIRSILARIHELRSAGLKEQRKLEQMESQAQEGRARLGHAVHTLAEDLSNAREGNRAAQKEVQPYFDAERNAQEAYGRAHDKLEALAGGRRLEAPSQPAVAAAREMADALDRWLLAKGAAEKAHRWVEAKEREVKDLEFQVTALRAQLERLESSYDDQRSSAEDALAANGEEVDRLETRLTELGTTFVEPLRTRTDLGDLFAQLGRDGTPAAGLRRPS; encoded by the coding sequence ATGAAGATCTGCCCGAGCTGCGGCCTCAAGTACCCGAACGAGAACGACCGCTGCTTCGTCGACAAGTCGGTGCTCGAGCCGATGAAGGACGAGCGCATCGGCACGCTGCTGAAGGGGCGCTACGAGATCGAGGCGCCCCTCGGCGAGGGCGGCATGGCGGTGGTCTATCGCGCGCGGAACACGCTCGTGGAGCGGCCCGTCGCGGTGAAGGTCATGAACGCCAACCTGGCCGGCGACGCCTCGCTCAAGGAGCGCTTCCGGCGCGAGGCGAAGAACGCGGCCGCGGTCGCGCACCCGAACATCATCGAGATCTTCGACCACGGCGAGACCGAGCAGGGCACGCCCTACCTCGTCATGGAGATCCTCGACGGCGAGCCGCTCGACCAGATCATCTCGCGCGGCCCGATGCCGCCCGGGCAGGTGGCCAGCCTCGGCGTGCAGGTGGCCCGCGGCCTCGCCCGCGCGCACGACTTCGACGTCCTCCACCGCGACCTCAAACCCGAGAACATCTTCATCTGCCGCGGCGCGGACGGAGCGCTGAGCATCCCCAAGCTGCTCGACTTCGGGATCGCGCGCTCCATGCACGACAGCCGGCTCACCAGCGCGGGCCAGATCTTCGGCACGCCGCAGTACATGGCGCCCGAGCGGGTCACCAGCATCGACGCCGGCCCCGCGGCGGATCTCTACGCGCTCGGCGTGATCCTCTTCGAGATGGTCACCGGGAGGCTCCCGTTCCTCTCCAACGACATCCCGGGCTTCTTCATCAAGCACATGCAGGAGGCGCCGCCGAAGCCGTCTCTGCTCGTGCCGGAGGTGCCGCGGCGCCTGGAGGCCCTGATCCTCGAGCTGCTCGCGAAGAAGCCCGAGGAGCGGCCGGTCGACGCGCACGCGGTGACGAAGGCGCTCGAGGCGCTGGTCCCTCAGGGCGCCGGGGCGCCGATGCCCGCCGCGGTGCCGCAGAGCGCGCGCCCGCCCGCGAACGCGCCCACGCTGCCGCCGACGACCCTCGAGCGCTGGGCCGGGCGCACGGCGCTCTTCGATCAGATGCTGCACCGCGCGTATCCGGGCGGCAGCGCGCCGCCCAACCAGGTGCAGGCGCTGGCCGAGATCCGGAGCATCCTCGCGCGCATCCACGAGCTCAGGAGCGCGGGCCTCAAGGAGCAGCGCAAGCTCGAGCAGATGGAGAGCCAGGCGCAGGAGGGCCGCGCGCGCCTCGGCCACGCGGTACACACGCTCGCGGAGGATCTCTCGAACGCCCGCGAGGGGAACCGCGCGGCGCAGAAAGAAGTGCAGCCCTACTTCGACGCCGAGCGCAACGCGCAGGAGGCGTACGGGCGCGCGCACGACAAGCTCGAGGCCCTGGCCGGAGGGCGGCGGCTCGAGGCGCCGTCGCAGCCCGCCGTCGCCGCGGCGCGCGAGATGGCTGACGCGCTCGACCGGTGGCTGCTCGCGAAGGGCGCGGCCGAGAAGGCGCACCGCTGGGTCGAGGCGAAGGAGCGAGAGGTGAAGGACCTCGAGTTCCAGGTCACCGCGCTCCGCGCGCAGCTCGAGCGGCTCGAGAGCAGCTACGACGACCAGCGCTCGAGCGCCGAGGACGCGCTCGCCGCGAACGGCGAAGAGGTCGACCGGCTCGAGACGCGGCTGACCGAGCTGGGCACCACCTTCGTCGAGCCGCTGCGCACCCGCACCGACCTCGGTGACCTCTTCGCGCAGCTGGGGCGGGACGGCACCCCGGCCGCGGGACTGCGCCGGCCCAGCTGA
- a CDS encoding ATP-binding protein: protein MTSVGALFYLAATSIGGTALLFSHVVTVALVALNGVAWLLYRAGRIRVAGILLVTALWAAGVLPTIHEGLSGTAAVNYLMVTVTAGVVISGRAALVSGAGAAALFLGVAAAEATGLNTPVPREIPALTVGVGRALQVGVIAIFIWMTARNLRRSIQRLNESRRRAEQNEERVAELVRESPDGMITLDPDGTVRSANPAACEMLGLGEEEVVGRAIRSLLGEPGGDPWTELFEGSAPARLELRRGEGADAALLEVSPRVAVRADGKPIVHATLRDVTAERRREAERQALQEQLMRTDRLDSVGRLAGGMAHDFNNLLTAIAATAELVAPSVHGDEARKDVAEISALCVRGSDLTRQLLSFARPQALETTRLDLGALVEQLCPMLERLLSERVTLEVETESVWVEASRAQLERVVVNLVVNAQDAMPRGGVVRVGVHVRGQDDVRALLSVRDEGVGMDEETQTRIFDPFFTTKGSRGTGLGLSIVHGLVTSLGGVVSVDSAPGEGTSFLIDLPAVEAAPEMRARFPSGTTRVRADKVRLLVLEDQPEVRRTTKRLLTREGYDVITAADAEEARARLLDDETIALVVSDVVLPGQSGPELAREMRALRPDVWFVFVSGYTGETLDGEIIADLGAPFLSKPFTRDALITQVTRALASRQVGPSTSLDRGSTVVS, encoded by the coding sequence GTGACTTCGGTCGGGGCCCTGTTTTACCTGGCCGCGACCTCCATCGGAGGCACGGCGCTCCTCTTCTCACACGTCGTCACGGTCGCGCTCGTCGCGCTCAACGGCGTGGCCTGGCTGCTGTACCGGGCGGGGCGGATCCGCGTCGCGGGGATCCTGCTGGTGACCGCCCTCTGGGCTGCGGGCGTGCTGCCCACGATTCACGAAGGGCTGAGCGGCACCGCGGCCGTCAACTACCTCATGGTCACCGTCACGGCCGGTGTGGTGATCTCCGGCCGAGCCGCGCTCGTGTCGGGAGCAGGCGCCGCCGCGCTGTTCCTCGGCGTCGCCGCGGCGGAGGCGACGGGATTGAACACGCCCGTTCCCAGGGAGATCCCAGCGCTGACCGTCGGCGTGGGGCGCGCTCTGCAGGTCGGCGTGATCGCGATCTTCATCTGGATGACGGCGCGCAACCTCCGCCGCTCGATCCAGCGGCTGAACGAGAGCCGCCGCCGCGCCGAGCAGAACGAGGAGCGAGTGGCGGAGCTGGTGCGAGAGTCTCCCGACGGGATGATCACGCTGGATCCCGACGGCACGGTCCGCTCCGCCAACCCCGCGGCGTGCGAGATGCTCGGGCTGGGCGAGGAGGAGGTGGTCGGGCGGGCCATCCGCTCGCTCCTCGGGGAGCCCGGCGGTGATCCCTGGACGGAGCTCTTCGAAGGGAGCGCGCCGGCCCGGCTCGAGCTGCGTCGTGGCGAGGGCGCGGACGCGGCGCTGCTCGAGGTGTCTCCCCGCGTCGCGGTCCGCGCCGACGGCAAGCCGATCGTGCACGCGACGCTCCGAGACGTCACCGCCGAGCGTCGGCGCGAGGCCGAGCGGCAGGCGCTCCAGGAGCAGCTGATGCGGACGGATCGACTGGACTCGGTCGGCCGGCTCGCCGGAGGCATGGCCCACGACTTCAACAACCTGCTGACCGCCATCGCGGCCACGGCCGAGCTCGTCGCGCCGAGCGTGCACGGCGACGAGGCGCGCAAGGACGTGGCCGAGATCAGCGCGCTCTGCGTCCGGGGGAGCGACCTGACGCGGCAGCTGCTGAGCTTCGCGCGCCCGCAGGCGCTGGAGACGACGCGCCTGGATCTCGGCGCCCTCGTGGAGCAGCTCTGTCCCATGCTCGAGCGCCTCCTCTCGGAGCGGGTGACCTTGGAGGTCGAGACCGAGTCGGTGTGGGTGGAGGCGAGCCGCGCGCAGCTCGAGCGCGTCGTGGTGAACCTGGTGGTCAACGCGCAGGACGCGATGCCGCGCGGCGGCGTCGTGCGGGTGGGCGTGCACGTCCGAGGGCAGGACGACGTGCGTGCCCTCCTGTCGGTACGGGACGAGGGCGTCGGCATGGACGAGGAGACGCAAACCCGCATCTTCGACCCGTTCTTCACGACGAAGGGCAGCCGCGGCACGGGGCTCGGGCTCTCCATCGTGCACGGGCTCGTGACGAGCCTGGGGGGCGTGGTCTCGGTCGACTCCGCGCCCGGCGAAGGGACGTCCTTCCTGATCGATCTGCCCGCCGTCGAGGCCGCGCCGGAGATGCGCGCGCGGTTTCCGTCGGGGACCACGCGCGTGCGAGCCGACAAGGTGCGCTTGCTCGTGCTCGAGGACCAGCCGGAGGTGCGCCGGACCACCAAACGGCTGCTCACCCGCGAAGGCTACGACGTGATCACCGCCGCCGACGCGGAGGAGGCCAGAGCGCGCCTCTTGGACGACGAGACCATCGCGCTCGTCGTCTCCGACGTGGTGCTGCCCGGGCAGAGCGGACCGGAGCTCGCCCGGGAGATGCGCGCGCTCCGCCCGGACGTCTGGTTCGTGTTCGTCAGCGGCTACACGGGTGAGACCCTCGACGGGGAGATCATCGCGGATCTCGGCGCGCCGTTCCTCTCCAAGCCCTTCACGCGCGACGCGCTGATCACCCAGGTCACGCGCGCGCTCGCCTCGCGGCAGGTCGGCCCGTCGACGTCGCTCGACCGCGGCTCTACAGTCGTGTCATGA
- the msrB gene encoding peptide-methionine (R)-S-oxide reductase MsrB: MSDDRDAEWREKLTPDQYRIAREGGTEPAFTGALWDNKEPGTYKCVCCGAELFSSKEKYESGSGWPSFWQAANEEKVGTREDRSHFMVRTEIVCNECDAHLGHVFEDGPQPTGLRFCVNSASLAFEPEEDE, encoded by the coding sequence ATGAGCGACGACCGCGACGCCGAGTGGCGCGAGAAGCTGACGCCCGACCAGTACCGCATCGCCCGCGAGGGCGGCACCGAGCCCGCCTTCACCGGGGCGCTCTGGGACAACAAGGAGCCCGGCACGTACAAGTGCGTGTGCTGCGGCGCCGAGCTCTTCTCCTCCAAGGAGAAGTACGAGTCGGGCAGCGGCTGGCCGAGCTTCTGGCAGGCCGCCAACGAAGAGAAGGTCGGCACCCGCGAGGACCGCAGCCACTTCATGGTGCGCACCGAGATCGTCTGCAACGAGTGCGACGCCCACCTCGGCCACGTCTTCGAAGACGGCCCCCAGCCCACGGGCCTGCGCTTCTGCGTCAACAGCGCCTCCCTCGCTTTCGAGCCCGAAGAAGACGAGTGA
- a CDS encoding SDR family oxidoreductase yields MTDETLQGKIMVVTGANSGIGKAMARELAGRGARVVMVCRNPDKGEEARREIVEASGNEQVSLEVADLGSMDQVRDVASRLRELGRVDVLLNNAGLYLPERQVSPDGFEMMFAVNHLAPFLLTHLLRETLAAADDPRVITTSSVGHLFCKFDIEHLQAERRFIPLEQYGVTKLANIFFTKEAARRYASDGINANCFHPGAVGTGFAQDEPGLFNAIMKVGKVFIRSPEKGGETGVYLAASDRVKDVTGEYFVDKKAKKPSKTARDPELARALWERSAAMVGVS; encoded by the coding sequence GTGACCGACGAGACGCTGCAGGGCAAGATCATGGTGGTGACCGGGGCCAACTCGGGCATCGGCAAGGCGATGGCGCGGGAGCTGGCCGGGCGCGGGGCGCGCGTGGTGATGGTCTGCCGCAACCCCGACAAGGGCGAAGAGGCGCGGCGCGAGATCGTCGAGGCCAGCGGCAACGAGCAGGTGTCGCTCGAGGTCGCGGACCTCGGCTCGATGGACCAGGTCCGGGATGTCGCGTCGCGGCTCAGGGAGCTGGGGCGCGTCGACGTGCTCCTGAACAACGCCGGGCTCTACCTGCCCGAACGCCAGGTCTCGCCCGACGGCTTCGAGATGATGTTCGCCGTCAACCACCTCGCGCCGTTCCTGCTGACCCATCTCTTGCGGGAGACCCTCGCGGCCGCGGACGACCCGCGCGTGATCACCACCTCGTCGGTGGGACACCTGTTCTGCAAGTTCGACATCGAGCACCTCCAGGCGGAGCGCCGCTTCATCCCGCTCGAGCAGTACGGCGTGACCAAGCTGGCGAACATCTTCTTCACCAAGGAGGCCGCGCGGCGCTACGCGTCGGACGGCATCAACGCGAACTGCTTCCACCCCGGCGCGGTCGGGACGGGCTTCGCGCAGGACGAGCCGGGCCTCTTCAACGCGATCATGAAGGTGGGCAAGGTCTTCATCCGCTCCCCCGAGAAGGGTGGGGAGACGGGCGTCTACCTCGCCGCGTCCGACCGCGTGAAGGACGTCACGGGCGAGTACTTCGTCGACAAGAAGGCGAAGAAGCCGAGCAAGACCGCGCGCGACCCGGAGCTCGCCCGCGCGCTCTGGGAGCGGAGCGCCGCGATGGTCGGCGTCAGCTGA
- a CDS encoding DUF2293 domain-containing protein codes for MPEKSPEKLVVAPDPDPRMVRLPSGERRAVPDTWALLPPGDAGLTRRVKAAGPSWTVQEMKGRKKFSRGVWAPAANIEAAQAAIEAERATPAYQKRLAADRRRRAEAHEQYVEDFEAAVLAFLAFHPAHRALAREMAARITAHATPVGSGTVARTQRIPIERRAEAAVIAWMRHQTTAYDDMAIPRVKGARREVRRMLAQRSKQLLARYRRGESASPECPLQRALRDCR; via the coding sequence ATGCCCGAGAAGTCGCCCGAGAAGCTCGTCGTCGCCCCCGATCCCGACCCCCGCATGGTGCGCCTCCCCAGCGGAGAGCGGCGCGCCGTGCCCGACACATGGGCGCTCTTGCCGCCCGGGGACGCGGGGCTGACGCGCCGCGTGAAGGCGGCCGGGCCGAGCTGGACCGTGCAGGAGATGAAGGGGCGCAAGAAGTTCTCGCGCGGCGTGTGGGCGCCCGCGGCGAACATCGAGGCGGCCCAGGCGGCCATCGAAGCCGAGCGCGCGACGCCCGCGTACCAGAAGCGGCTCGCCGCCGATCGCCGTCGACGCGCAGAGGCGCACGAGCAGTACGTCGAGGACTTCGAGGCCGCGGTGCTCGCGTTCCTCGCCTTCCACCCCGCGCACCGAGCGCTCGCCCGCGAGATGGCGGCCCGCATCACCGCGCACGCGACGCCGGTGGGGAGCGGCACCGTGGCCCGCACGCAGCGCATCCCGATCGAGCGGCGCGCGGAGGCGGCGGTGATCGCCTGGATGCGGCACCAGACCACCGCCTACGACGACATGGCGATCCCGCGCGTGAAGGGCGCGCGCCGCGAGGTGCGGCGCATGCTCGCCCAGCGCTCCAAGCAGCTGCTCGCGCGCTACCGCCGCGGTGAGTCGGCGTCGCCCGAGTGCCCGCTGCAGCGCGCGCTGAGAGACTGTCGGTGA
- a CDS encoding serine/threonine-protein kinase, producing MGGEASADLESRWIREQVRERLFGEAEPVSVGRYALRAPLGRGGMATVYAATDPVLEREVAVKILHPRDAHDARRLLREGRALAAIAHPNVVAVHDAGVDGDCPYLVMEKVEGQTLDAYRRAQPDALWDVLDAVLGAGSGLAAAHGRGLVHRDVKPQNILVDARGVARLSDFGLTGAEPSGAPSSETSARLTVTGALLGTPAYMSPEQLDGLPADPRSDQFALCVTLYECVCGARPFDGETPAAIRAAIAAGAPDAPEDAPSWLLDLIARGLREDPEERYPSVDALLSAIAARRESVRKTEHAMLSVDRLSRAFADRAEDPERLLSRVATCREELRDALADWPDNPEAQDVDARLAALGAAIEREHDPTVGDGYKAVWGAVIAVLWVAAYAAFAWGDASGAWPIDNRELTVFFGVFLALNLFVTYGPGREIHRENDPGRKLSLITTAAYAGDLLAAAVGWALDADVAMTLASVHVVAGAIWGAAAIGVDRRVAVLSVVTALGGAVMALFPAWCFEIAAVVATLGIGGFAYAMRPRKRDLS from the coding sequence ATGGGTGGGGAAGCGAGCGCCGACCTCGAGTCGCGATGGATCCGCGAGCAGGTGCGCGAGCGGCTCTTCGGTGAGGCCGAGCCCGTGAGCGTGGGACGGTACGCGCTGCGCGCGCCGCTGGGCCGCGGGGGCATGGCCACCGTGTACGCCGCGACGGATCCGGTCCTCGAGCGCGAGGTGGCGGTGAAGATCCTGCATCCGCGGGACGCGCACGACGCGCGGCGGCTGCTCCGCGAAGGGCGCGCGCTCGCCGCCATCGCGCACCCGAACGTGGTCGCCGTGCACGACGCGGGCGTCGACGGGGACTGCCCGTATCTCGTGATGGAGAAGGTCGAGGGGCAGACGCTCGACGCCTACCGTCGCGCGCAGCCGGACGCGCTGTGGGACGTGCTCGACGCCGTGCTCGGAGCGGGCTCCGGCCTGGCGGCGGCGCACGGCCGTGGGCTGGTGCACCGCGACGTGAAGCCGCAGAACATCCTCGTCGACGCGCGCGGCGTGGCCCGGCTCTCGGACTTCGGGTTGACCGGCGCGGAGCCCTCAGGCGCACCCTCGAGCGAGACGAGCGCGCGCCTGACGGTGACCGGCGCGCTGCTCGGGACGCCCGCCTACATGTCCCCGGAGCAGCTCGACGGACTCCCCGCCGACCCGCGCTCGGATCAGTTCGCCCTGTGCGTGACGCTCTACGAGTGCGTCTGCGGCGCGCGCCCCTTCGACGGCGAGACGCCCGCCGCCATCCGCGCCGCCATCGCGGCGGGTGCGCCCGACGCGCCCGAAGACGCGCCGAGCTGGCTCCTGGACCTGATCGCGCGGGGCCTTCGCGAGGACCCCGAGGAGCGCTACCCGTCGGTCGACGCGCTGCTCTCCGCGATCGCGGCGCGCCGCGAGAGCGTGCGCAAGACGGAGCACGCGATGTTGTCTGTCGACAGGCTCTCGCGCGCGTTCGCGGACCGGGCCGAGGACCCCGAGCGGCTCCTCTCCCGGGTCGCCACCTGCCGAGAGGAGCTGCGCGACGCCCTCGCGGACTGGCCCGACAACCCCGAGGCGCAGGACGTCGACGCGCGCCTCGCTGCGCTCGGGGCGGCCATCGAGCGCGAGCACGATCCGACGGTGGGAGACGGCTACAAGGCCGTGTGGGGCGCGGTCATCGCCGTGCTCTGGGTGGCCGCCTACGCCGCCTTCGCGTGGGGCGACGCGAGCGGCGCGTGGCCCATCGACAACCGCGAGCTGACGGTCTTCTTCGGCGTGTTCCTCGCGCTCAACCTCTTCGTCACGTACGGCCCCGGGCGCGAGATCCATCGGGAGAACGATCCGGGCCGGAAGCTCAGCCTCATCACCACCGCCGCCTACGCGGGCGACCTGCTCGCGGCCGCCGTGGGCTGGGCGCTCGACGCCGACGTCGCCATGACGCTCGCGTCGGTGCACGTCGTCGCGGGGGCCATCTGGGGCGCGGCCGCGATCGGCGTCGACCGTCGCGTCGCGGTGCTCTCGGTGGTCACGGCGCTGGGCGGCGCGGTCATGGCGCTGTTCCCCGCGTGGTGCTTCGAGATCGCCGCCGTCGTCGCCACGCTGGGCATCGGCGGCTTCGCCTACGCGATGCGCCCGCGAAAGCGAGATCTGTCTTAG
- a CDS encoding sigma-70 family RNA polymerase sigma factor, with product MGDDAELLRAWRAGDATAGAALYDRTFPLVNRFFRCKVDDEIAVDLIQATFLAAVESLERFRGASSFRAFLLGIARHELLDHYRSKARDRSVPIDELTLEDLDPSPSSLLRHGREQRALLSALRSLPLELQLLVELHYWEGLTGPELSDALELPEGTVRSRLRRAREQLRSTVERAGEAMPRRELAATSFESWVESVRPSDAAGPHAP from the coding sequence GTGGGGGATGATGCCGAGCTCTTGCGGGCGTGGCGCGCTGGCGACGCCACCGCGGGCGCGGCCCTCTACGACCGCACGTTCCCGCTCGTGAACCGCTTCTTCCGTTGCAAGGTCGACGACGAGATCGCGGTCGACCTCATCCAGGCCACGTTCCTCGCCGCGGTGGAGAGCCTCGAGCGCTTCCGGGGCGCGTCGAGCTTTCGCGCGTTCCTGCTCGGCATCGCGCGGCACGAGCTGCTCGACCACTACCGCAGCAAGGCGCGCGACCGCAGCGTGCCCATCGACGAGCTCACGCTCGAGGACCTCGATCCGTCGCCGAGCAGCCTGCTCCGTCACGGTCGCGAGCAGCGCGCGCTCCTGTCCGCGCTGCGCTCGCTCCCGCTCGAGCTGCAGCTCCTGGTGGAGCTCCACTACTGGGAGGGGCTCACGGGACCCGAGCTGTCCGACGCGCTCGAGCTGCCCGAGGGCACCGTCCGCAGCCGCCTACGCCGGGCGCGCGAGCAGCTCAGATCGACGGTGGAGCGCGCGGGCGAGGCGATGCCCCGCCGCGAGCTGGCCGCGACGAGCTTCGAGTCCTGGGTGGAGAGCGTCAGGCCGTCCGACGCGGCAGGACCCCACGCTCCCTGA
- a CDS encoding HAD family phosphatase → MTSPDVLLLDVMGTLVYDPFHRVMPDFFGMSLEQLLDAKHPEAWVRFEHGEMDEDAFLRSFFADGRAYDEGGFVEAVRGAYRFLDGVEPLLAELSERGVEMHALSNYPCWYRLIEERLELSRYLDWTFVSCETGVRKPHPEAYLGAARRLERPPERCLFVDDRASNVEAARDVGMDAVVFESASQLRAALRERGVLPRRTA, encoded by the coding sequence ATGACTTCGCCCGACGTGCTCCTGCTCGATGTGATGGGGACCCTCGTCTACGACCCCTTCCACCGCGTGATGCCCGACTTCTTCGGCATGTCCCTCGAGCAGCTGCTCGACGCGAAGCACCCGGAGGCCTGGGTGCGCTTCGAGCACGGGGAGATGGACGAGGACGCGTTCCTGCGCAGCTTCTTCGCCGACGGGCGCGCCTACGACGAGGGCGGCTTCGTCGAGGCCGTGCGCGGCGCGTATCGCTTCCTCGACGGCGTGGAGCCGCTGCTCGCGGAGCTGTCGGAGCGCGGCGTCGAGATGCACGCGCTCAGCAACTATCCTTGCTGGTACCGACTCATCGAGGAGCGCCTCGAGCTCTCGCGCTACCTCGACTGGACCTTCGTCAGCTGCGAGACCGGCGTGCGCAAGCCGCACCCCGAGGCGTACCTCGGCGCGGCGCGGCGGCTCGAGCGGCCGCCCGAGCGCTGCCTCTTCGTCGACGATCGCGCCAGCAACGTCGAGGCGGCGAGAGACGTCGGCATGGACGCGGTGGTGTTCGAGAGCGCCAGCCAGCTCCGCGCGGCGCTCAGGGAGCGTGGGGTCCTGCCGCGTCGGACGGCCTGA